A stretch of Nonomuraea africana DNA encodes these proteins:
- a CDS encoding TetR/AcrR family transcriptional regulator yields the protein MEAVTNPRRERVDAARNRAKILAAAAEIVSVHGVEGLAMAEVAAAAGVGVGTLYRRFGDRSGLAYALIDEREREFQSAFIQGPPPLGPGADPVTRIRAFLHALTDRTVEQLDLLLMAETASPFARFGGAYDGYHAHLSMLIGQADPKADAYVLADQLLAPLAASLLAHRLRTCGVTVDRVKSALDQLLPLR from the coding sequence GTGGAGGCTGTGACCAACCCGCGACGCGAGCGCGTCGACGCCGCGCGCAACCGGGCGAAGATCCTGGCCGCGGCGGCCGAGATCGTCTCCGTCCACGGCGTGGAGGGACTGGCGATGGCCGAGGTCGCCGCCGCTGCGGGGGTGGGCGTCGGCACGCTGTACCGCAGGTTCGGCGACCGCTCGGGGCTGGCGTACGCGCTGATCGACGAGAGGGAGCGCGAGTTCCAGTCGGCCTTCATTCAGGGCCCGCCACCGCTCGGCCCGGGAGCCGACCCGGTGACCAGGATCCGCGCCTTCCTGCACGCGCTGACGGACCGCACGGTCGAGCAGCTCGACCTGCTGCTGATGGCCGAGACGGCGAGCCCTTTCGCCCGGTTCGGCGGCGCGTACGACGGCTACCACGCGCACCTGTCGATGCTCATCGGCCAGGCGGATCCGAAGGCCGACGCCTATGTCCTGGCCGACCAGCTGCTGGCCCCGCTGGCGGCTTCCCTCCTGGCACACCGCCTGCGCACCTGCGGGGTGACCGTCGACCGCGTCAAATCCGCCCTCGACCAACTCCTCCCGCTCCGCTGA
- a CDS encoding SDR family NAD(P)-dependent oxidoreductase, protein MTRRVALVTGGSRGIGAAIALRLAAEGADVVITYARAADRAATVVKEIEAAGVRGLAVAAEASDARQVVAAVERTVAEFGRIDVVVSNAGVAPFGPLEDVTLEEVDSTLAIHARAAFVLAQAAARHMGRGGRIICIGSSLAERVPYPGWTLYSMSKSALIGLTKGLARDLGPRGITANLVHPGSTDTEMNPADSQEAEEERAFTALNTYCSPDDIAATVAHLAGEGGRHITGAAITVDAGTTA, encoded by the coding sequence ATGACACGCAGAGTCGCGCTGGTCACCGGAGGAAGCCGCGGCATCGGGGCCGCCATCGCCCTCAGGCTGGCCGCCGAGGGCGCCGATGTGGTGATCACCTATGCGCGTGCGGCCGACCGTGCCGCGACGGTCGTCAAGGAGATCGAGGCCGCGGGCGTTCGCGGGCTGGCCGTGGCGGCGGAGGCGTCCGACGCGAGGCAGGTCGTCGCGGCGGTCGAAAGGACGGTCGCCGAGTTCGGCCGGATCGACGTGGTGGTCAGCAACGCGGGCGTCGCGCCGTTCGGGCCGCTGGAGGACGTGACGCTCGAGGAGGTCGACAGCACACTGGCGATCCACGCGCGCGCCGCGTTCGTGCTGGCCCAGGCGGCCGCCAGGCACATGGGCAGGGGCGGCCGGATCATCTGCATCGGCAGCAGCCTCGCCGAACGCGTGCCGTATCCGGGCTGGACCCTCTACTCGATGAGCAAGTCGGCGCTGATCGGGCTGACGAAGGGCCTGGCAAGGGATCTCGGCCCGAGGGGCATCACCGCCAACCTCGTGCATCCGGGGTCGACGGACACGGAGATGAACCCGGCCGACAGCCAGGAGGCGGAGGAGGAGCGCGCGTTCACCGCCCTGAACACCTACTGCAGCCCCGACGACATCGCCGCCACCGTCGCCCACCTCGCAGGGGAGGGCGGCAGGCACATCACCGGCGCCGCCATCACCGTCGACGCGGGCACGACGGCCTGA
- a CDS encoding DMT family transporter: MAWVLLVLAAGLEIVWATALERSDGFSRPWPALLGVAAAALSLVLLTFALRSLPMGTAYAVWVGLGAVGVAAAGIVALGESASPARLACLALIVLGVIGLRLLDG; this comes from the coding sequence ATGGCCTGGGTGCTGCTCGTCCTCGCCGCCGGGCTGGAGATCGTCTGGGCCACCGCGCTCGAGCGTTCGGACGGGTTCTCCCGCCCATGGCCCGCGCTCCTCGGCGTGGCCGCGGCGGCGCTGAGTCTCGTGCTGCTCACCTTCGCGCTCAGGTCGCTGCCGATGGGCACGGCGTACGCCGTCTGGGTGGGCCTCGGCGCCGTCGGAGTCGCCGCGGCGGGCATCGTCGCCCTGGGCGAGAGCGCGTCGCCGGCCAGGCTGGCCTGCCTGGCGCTCATCGTGCTCGGCGTCATCGGGCTCAGGCTCCTGGACGGATGA
- a CDS encoding DUF2000 domain-containing protein produces the protein MTRAPAFKTEDGAVGRVDGMRFDTKIGIVVREDLAAWQKLNVTAFLASAVAGGEPETIGRPYEDGSGNEYLPMFRQPVLVYATDGEGLAGVRERAMARGLRVAVYTEDLFKTGNDDDNRAAVRAVLEEDLRLVGLAIYGPRNAVDKVTKGLSLHP, from the coding sequence ATGACCCGCGCACCAGCGTTCAAGACGGAGGACGGCGCGGTCGGCAGGGTGGACGGCATGCGGTTCGATACGAAGATCGGCATCGTCGTCCGGGAGGACCTCGCTGCCTGGCAGAAGCTCAACGTCACCGCCTTCCTGGCCAGTGCCGTCGCCGGTGGGGAGCCGGAGACGATCGGCCGGCCGTACGAGGACGGCTCGGGAAACGAGTACCTCCCGATGTTCAGGCAGCCGGTGCTCGTCTACGCCACGGACGGCGAAGGGCTGGCCGGGGTGAGGGAGCGCGCCATGGCCCGCGGGCTGCGGGTGGCCGTCTACACCGAGGATCTGTTCAAGACCGGCAACGACGACGACAACAGGGCGGCGGTGCGCGCCGTGCTGGAGGAGGACCTGAGGCTGGTCGGGCTCGCGATCTACGGGCCGCGCAACGCGGTGGACAAGGTGACGAAGGGCCTGTCGCTGCATCCGTGA
- a CDS encoding GDP-mannose 4,6-dehydratase, with amino-acid sequence MARRALITGITGQDGSYLAEHLLASGYEVWGLARGQANPRVSRMRKLLADVQVVRGDLLDQGSLISAVEKVQPDEVYNLGAISFVPMSWEQAELTAEVTGMGVLRMLEAIRVCSSRGASIRFYQASSSEMFGQVSETPQNERTSFHPRSPYGVAKAYGHFLTQNYRESYGMFAVSGILFNHESPRRGAEFVTRKVSLGAARIKLGLASELRLGNLEARRDWGFAGDYVRAMHLMLQADTPEDYVIGTGRTHSVRELVEAAFTAAGLDWEKYVVGDQSLHRPAEVDLLCADPKKARVQLGWEPTVPFEELVAMMVESDIRLLSNGGDPDQDSSWP; translated from the coding sequence TTGGCCAGGCGCGCGCTGATCACCGGCATCACCGGGCAGGACGGTTCCTATCTGGCCGAGCACCTGCTCGCTTCGGGGTACGAGGTGTGGGGTCTGGCCAGGGGGCAGGCCAACCCGCGCGTGTCGAGGATGCGCAAGCTGCTGGCGGATGTCCAGGTGGTCAGGGGTGACCTGCTCGACCAGGGGTCGCTGATCTCCGCGGTGGAGAAGGTGCAGCCGGACGAGGTCTACAACCTCGGGGCGATCTCCTTCGTGCCGATGTCGTGGGAGCAGGCCGAGCTGACGGCCGAGGTCACGGGCATGGGCGTGCTGCGCATGCTGGAGGCCATCAGGGTGTGCTCCTCGCGCGGCGCCTCCATCCGCTTCTACCAGGCCTCCTCGTCGGAGATGTTCGGGCAGGTCAGCGAGACTCCGCAGAACGAGCGCACGTCCTTCCACCCGCGCTCGCCGTACGGCGTGGCCAAGGCCTACGGTCACTTCCTCACCCAGAACTACCGCGAGTCCTACGGGATGTTCGCGGTGTCGGGAATCCTGTTCAACCACGAGTCGCCCCGCAGGGGCGCGGAGTTCGTGACGCGCAAGGTGTCGCTCGGGGCGGCGCGGATCAAGCTCGGTCTCGCCTCCGAGCTGCGGCTCGGCAACCTGGAGGCGCGCCGCGACTGGGGTTTCGCCGGTGACTACGTGCGGGCCATGCATCTCATGCTCCAGGCCGACACCCCCGAGGACTACGTGATCGGTACCGGGCGCACGCACTCGGTCAGGGAACTGGTCGAGGCGGCGTTCACGGCGGCGGGGCTCGACTGGGAGAAGTACGTCGTCGGCGACCAGAGCCTGCACCGGCCCGCCGAGGTGGACCTGCTGTGCGCCGATCCGAAGAAGGCCCGGGTGCAGCTCGGATGGGAGCCCACGGTGCCCTTCGAGGAGTTGGTGGCGATGATGGTCGAATCGGACATCCGGCTCCTGTCCAACGGCGGCGACCCGGACCAGGACTCCTCCTGGCCCTGA
- a CDS encoding glycosyltransferase family 4 protein: protein MPVGDSLRIALLSYRSKPTCGGQGVYLRHLSRELVALGHHVEVFSGQPYPELDEGVVLNKVPSLDLYRDEDPFRTPKLHEYRDWIDWLEVGTMWTAGFPEPLTFTLRAYREMKRRRKDFDVVQDNQTLGYGLLGIQKLLPVVGTIHHPISVDRRIELEAAKGVKKLTMRRWYGFVKMQAKVAPRLSPILTVSESSLADIHRDFNVPQANMRLIPLGVDTRYFHPRPDKPRRKGSIVAVASADSPMKGVSTLLRAVAKLATERDVTLTVVSKPTPGGPTEQLVQELSLQDRVRFVHGISDDELGELIATSEISVVPSLYEGFSLPAVEHMACATPLVASRTGALPEVVGDAAVQVTPGDPEELAAVLRRLHDDPEERERVGRAGYDRVMERYTWNVVAKKTVEAYGEAIEEFGKC from the coding sequence GTGCCAGTGGGCGACTCTCTGCGGATCGCGCTGCTGTCCTACCGGAGTAAGCCCACCTGTGGAGGTCAAGGCGTCTACCTCCGCCACCTGAGCAGGGAACTGGTCGCACTCGGCCACCACGTCGAGGTCTTCTCCGGCCAGCCGTACCCCGAGCTCGACGAGGGCGTGGTGCTCAACAAGGTCCCGAGCCTCGACCTCTACCGCGACGAGGATCCCTTCCGCACGCCGAAGCTGCACGAGTACCGCGACTGGATCGACTGGCTCGAGGTCGGCACCATGTGGACGGCGGGCTTCCCCGAGCCGCTGACCTTCACGCTGCGCGCCTACCGCGAGATGAAGCGGCGCCGCAAGGACTTCGACGTCGTCCAGGACAACCAGACGCTCGGGTACGGCCTGCTCGGCATCCAGAAGCTACTCCCGGTGGTCGGCACGATCCACCACCCGATCAGCGTCGACCGGCGCATCGAGCTGGAAGCGGCCAAGGGCGTCAAGAAGCTCACCATGCGCCGGTGGTACGGCTTCGTGAAGATGCAGGCCAAGGTCGCCCCGCGGCTGAGCCCGATCCTCACGGTGAGCGAGTCGAGCCTGGCCGACATCCACCGCGACTTCAACGTGCCGCAGGCAAACATGCGCCTGATCCCGCTGGGCGTCGACACGCGCTACTTCCACCCGCGGCCCGACAAGCCGCGCAGGAAGGGCTCCATCGTCGCCGTGGCGAGCGCCGACTCCCCCATGAAGGGCGTCTCGACGCTGCTGAGAGCGGTCGCCAAGCTGGCCACCGAGCGCGACGTGACCCTCACCGTGGTCAGCAAGCCCACGCCCGGCGGCCCGACCGAGCAACTGGTCCAGGAGCTCTCCCTGCAGGACAGGGTCCGCTTCGTCCACGGCATCTCCGACGACGAGCTGGGCGAGCTGATCGCCACCTCGGAGATCTCCGTGGTCCCGAGCCTCTACGAGGGCTTCTCGCTGCCCGCCGTCGAGCACATGGCCTGCGCCACGCCGCTGGTCGCCAGCCGTACGGGTGCGCTGCCCGAGGTGGTCGGCGACGCCGCGGTGCAGGTGACGCCGGGTGACCCCGAGGAGCTGGCCGCGGTGCTGCGCCGCCTGCACGACGATCCCGAGGAGCGCGAGCGGGTCGGCAGGGCGGGCTACGACCGCGTGATGGAGCGCTACACCTGGAACGTCGTCGCCAAGAAGACCGTCGAGGCCTACGGAGAGGCCATTGAGGAGTTCGGCAAGTGCTGA
- a CDS encoding class I SAM-dependent methyltransferase gives MLTVDFARLPVGPGMRVLDLGCGGGRHAFEVLRRGADVVAFDMDQSELDGVKSMFAAMEETGEAVGTGETVQGTALDMPFEDGTFDRVIAAEVLEHIHEDTTAMREILRVLKPGGLAAVTVPAFLPERISWALSEEYHTAPGGHIRIYTLAELRAKLKATGFKVGPHHFAHGLHAPYWWIKCAVGVDNDEHPLVKAYHQLLVWDIMKRPRTTRIAEAVLNQLIGKSVVLYLRKPA, from the coding sequence GTGCTGACCGTCGACTTCGCCCGGCTGCCGGTCGGGCCGGGTATGCGCGTGCTCGATCTGGGGTGCGGCGGCGGCCGCCACGCCTTCGAGGTGCTGCGCAGGGGCGCGGACGTGGTCGCCTTCGACATGGACCAGTCCGAGCTCGACGGCGTCAAGTCGATGTTCGCGGCGATGGAGGAGACCGGCGAGGCCGTGGGCACCGGCGAGACGGTGCAGGGCACCGCGCTGGACATGCCGTTCGAGGACGGCACCTTCGACCGGGTGATCGCCGCCGAGGTGCTGGAGCACATCCACGAGGACACGACCGCCATGCGGGAGATCCTTCGCGTGCTCAAGCCGGGCGGGCTGGCCGCGGTCACCGTTCCGGCGTTCCTGCCCGAGCGGATCTCGTGGGCGCTGAGCGAGGAGTACCACACCGCTCCCGGCGGGCACATCCGGATCTACACGCTGGCGGAGCTCAGGGCCAAGCTCAAGGCCACCGGCTTCAAGGTCGGCCCGCACCACTTCGCGCACGGCCTGCACGCGCCGTACTGGTGGATCAAGTGCGCGGTCGGCGTCGACAATGACGAGCACCCGCTGGTCAAGGCCTACCATCAGCTGCTGGTCTGGGACATCATGAAGCGGCCCAGGACGACCAGGATCGCCGAGGCGGTGCTGAACCAGCTCATCGGCAAGAGCGTGGTGCTCTACCTCAGGAAGCCCGCGTGA
- a CDS encoding prenyltransferase — protein sequence MISSGQVLQTAQSIADIQEDDGGVPWPEGHVDAWNHVECLMAMAVAGLTGNVERGYAWLERHQRDDGSWPMKLVKGEAVERGGESNHAAYVAVGVWHDLLVTGEPERARERWPMVKKALDYVVDLQTPRGEIVWERDAQGRAAGYALLTGCSSIHQGLRSGVLLADRLDDPQPHWELAADRLAGALQNHPDAFADKSRFSMDWYYPVLGGAVRGDQGADLLDKEWDTFVVPGLGIRCVSDQPWVTGAETCELVLALDALGDRERAEQLFADMQHLRHEDGSYWTGWQFANRKHFPHERSGYTAAAVVLAADALLGLTSGAALFRDIPSTYGRQAWPHRAHVAEVRPSTPLQHDSG from the coding sequence GTGATCTCCAGCGGCCAGGTCCTCCAGACGGCGCAGAGCATCGCGGACATCCAGGAGGACGACGGCGGCGTGCCATGGCCCGAGGGCCACGTCGACGCGTGGAACCACGTCGAGTGCCTGATGGCCATGGCGGTGGCGGGCCTCACCGGCAACGTCGAGCGCGGCTACGCCTGGCTGGAGCGACACCAGCGCGACGACGGCTCCTGGCCCATGAAGCTGGTCAAGGGAGAGGCCGTCGAGCGAGGCGGGGAGTCCAACCACGCCGCGTACGTCGCGGTCGGCGTCTGGCACGACCTCCTGGTCACCGGCGAGCCGGAGCGGGCGCGCGAGCGCTGGCCCATGGTCAAGAAGGCCCTCGACTACGTCGTCGACCTCCAGACCCCGCGCGGCGAGATCGTCTGGGAGCGCGACGCCCAGGGCCGCGCCGCGGGATACGCCCTGCTCACCGGCTGTTCCTCCATCCACCAGGGCCTGCGCAGCGGCGTCCTGCTCGCCGACCGCCTCGACGACCCTCAGCCGCACTGGGAGCTGGCCGCCGACCGGCTGGCCGGCGCGCTGCAGAACCACCCCGACGCCTTCGCCGACAAGAGCCGCTTCTCGATGGACTGGTACTACCCCGTCCTCGGCGGCGCCGTCCGCGGTGACCAGGGGGCCGACCTGCTGGACAAGGAGTGGGACACGTTCGTGGTGCCGGGCCTCGGCATCCGCTGCGTCTCCGACCAGCCGTGGGTGACCGGCGCGGAGACCTGCGAGCTGGTCCTGGCGCTCGACGCCCTGGGTGACCGCGAGCGCGCCGAGCAGCTGTTCGCCGACATGCAGCACCTGCGCCACGAGGACGGCTCGTACTGGACGGGCTGGCAGTTCGCCAACCGCAAGCACTTCCCGCACGAGCGATCCGGCTACACCGCCGCCGCGGTGGTGCTCGCCGCCGACGCCCTGCTCGGGCTCACCTCGGGCGCGGCCCTCTTCCGCGACATCCCCTCCACGTACGGCAGGCAGGCCTGGCCCCACCGCGCTCACGTGGCTGAGGTCCGTCCAAGCACGCCACTCCAGCACGACTCCGGCTGA
- a CDS encoding DUF1702 family protein yields MDQLRIEPINSPAQGMRRLLAKDPAEADLGRRRFRLRAGEVRATLERAERSHIFGYNAVLSYETGKIDELPAEQRGFGYEGAAMACATLDLITMSRGRRVHELLAGLAVRHRHAAHLGIGRAYARLRLRPLWGFRSSHPLLRWLAVDGFGFQRSLTHADRMVGERSMPDLLTRGHRAIFDQGLGRMLWFHDCACPEDVAARVAEFPAGRRGDLWSGVAFAATYVGGADLDELCSLAAHATADGFRAHLAQGAAFAIAARLQEGHVPEQAGHAVHLLAGADPEEAASWTDTALIALGHDPHTHEDFQAWHAHTRRAMTRRHR; encoded by the coding sequence TTGGACCAGCTCAGGATCGAGCCGATCAACTCCCCCGCGCAGGGCATGCGCCGCCTCCTGGCGAAGGATCCGGCCGAGGCCGATCTGGGCAGGCGGCGTTTCCGCCTCAGAGCCGGTGAGGTCCGCGCCACGCTGGAGCGAGCCGAACGCTCCCACATCTTCGGCTACAACGCCGTCCTGTCCTACGAGACGGGCAAGATCGACGAGTTGCCCGCCGAGCAGCGGGGGTTCGGCTACGAGGGCGCGGCCATGGCGTGCGCCACGCTCGACCTGATCACCATGAGCAGGGGCCGGCGGGTGCACGAACTGCTGGCCGGCCTCGCCGTACGCCATCGGCACGCCGCGCACCTGGGCATCGGCCGCGCCTACGCCAGGTTGCGCCTGCGCCCGCTCTGGGGGTTCAGGAGCAGCCATCCGCTGCTGCGGTGGCTGGCGGTCGACGGGTTCGGCTTCCAGCGCTCGCTCACCCACGCCGACCGCATGGTGGGCGAGCGGTCCATGCCCGACCTGCTGACCAGGGGGCATCGGGCCATCTTCGACCAGGGCCTGGGCCGCATGCTGTGGTTCCACGACTGCGCCTGCCCCGAGGACGTCGCGGCGCGCGTCGCGGAGTTCCCCGCGGGGCGCAGGGGCGACCTGTGGAGCGGGGTGGCGTTCGCGGCCACCTACGTGGGCGGCGCCGACCTGGACGAGCTCTGCAGCCTGGCGGCCCACGCCACCGCCGACGGCTTCCGCGCCCATCTGGCGCAGGGCGCGGCCTTCGCGATCGCCGCACGGCTGCAGGAGGGACACGTGCCCGAGCAGGCGGGGCACGCCGTCCACCTGCTGGCGGGGGCCGACCCCGAGGAGGCGGCGTCGTGGACGGACACCGCGCTGATCGCGCTGGGCCACGACCCCCACACCCACGAGGACTTCCAGGCCTGGCACGCCCACACGCGCCGCGCGATGACCCGCCGCCACCGCTAG
- a CDS encoding class I SAM-dependent methyltransferase: MEMPPHLLQAAERAKGFMPRVEGRALYEAALQYGKHGPICEIGTYCGKSAVYLGAAARQVGSVVVTVDHHRGSEEIQPGWAHHDPTLVDPRFGKMDSLPTFRATIAAAGLEDEVIAIVGRSEQVARLWNTPLGMLFIDGGHSEEPVTRDYEGWAPHVAPGGALVFHDIYPDPADGGQAPYRVYLRALESGAFKEVSVTGSLRVLARL, encoded by the coding sequence ATGGAGATGCCGCCCCACCTGCTGCAGGCCGCCGAGCGCGCCAAGGGTTTCATGCCCCGTGTCGAGGGGCGGGCCCTCTACGAGGCGGCCCTCCAGTACGGCAAGCACGGTCCCATCTGCGAGATCGGCACCTACTGCGGCAAGTCGGCCGTCTACCTCGGCGCGGCCGCCAGGCAGGTCGGCTCGGTCGTGGTGACGGTCGACCACCACAGGGGTTCGGAGGAGATCCAGCCCGGCTGGGCGCACCACGACCCGACGCTGGTGGATCCGCGCTTCGGCAAGATGGACTCCCTGCCGACCTTCCGCGCCACGATCGCCGCGGCCGGGCTCGAGGACGAGGTCATCGCGATCGTGGGCAGGTCGGAGCAGGTGGCGCGGCTGTGGAACACGCCGCTCGGCATGCTGTTCATCGACGGCGGCCACTCCGAGGAGCCGGTGACGCGCGACTACGAGGGCTGGGCGCCGCACGTCGCCCCCGGCGGCGCGCTGGTCTTCCACGACATCTATCCCGACCCCGCCGACGGCGGCCAGGCCCCCTACCGCGTCTATCTGCGCGCGCTGGAGTCGGGAGCCTTCAAGGAGGTCTCGGTGACGGGCTCGCTGAGGGTCCTCGCGCGCCTCTAG
- a CDS encoding pyridoxamine 5'-phosphate oxidase family protein produces MNQRARIAMSDDDVTAFLRESRKLQLATINADGTPHLVTMFYALDGEGRIAFWTYGKAQKTRNLERDPRVSCLIETGDDYAELRGILLYGVAKQAGRTLDIGMEIARRMTPGVPDELLREYVEHTGRKRVAFVVEPTKVVSWDHRRLS; encoded by the coding sequence GTGAACCAGCGCGCCCGCATCGCGATGTCCGACGACGACGTCACCGCCTTCCTCAGGGAGTCGCGCAAGCTGCAGCTCGCGACCATCAACGCGGACGGCACGCCGCATCTGGTCACCATGTTCTACGCGCTGGACGGCGAGGGCAGGATCGCCTTCTGGACCTACGGCAAGGCCCAGAAGACACGGAACCTCGAGCGCGACCCGCGCGTCAGCTGCCTGATCGAGACCGGCGACGACTACGCCGAACTGCGCGGCATCCTGCTGTACGGCGTGGCCAAGCAGGCCGGCAGGACGCTCGACATCGGCATGGAGATCGCCAGGAGGATGACACCCGGCGTGCCCGACGAGCTGCTCCGCGAATACGTGGAGCACACGGGGAGAAAACGCGTCGCCTTCGTCGTGGAGCCCACCAAAGTGGTGTCATGGGACCACAGGAGGCTGTCATGA
- a CDS encoding ferredoxin, whose translation MRIKVDDLVCEANAVCMGLVPEVFEVDDDDQLHILLPEPPPEMLDRVRHAVRSCPKAALSLEE comes from the coding sequence ATGAGAATCAAAGTCGACGACCTGGTGTGCGAGGCCAACGCGGTCTGCATGGGACTCGTCCCTGAAGTCTTCGAAGTGGACGACGACGACCAGCTGCACATCCTGCTGCCCGAGCCGCCGCCCGAGATGTTGGACCGCGTCCGCCACGCGGTGCGGTCATGTCCGAAAGCCGCCCTCTCTCTCGAGGAGTGA
- a CDS encoding Zn-dependent alcohol dehydrogenase yields MRAALLHTVGDDKLDIRDDVTLAPVGPTQVRVKIRATGVCHSDLSAMSGVVPQPVPLVLGHEGAGEVVEVGDHVTSVQPGDHVIINWRPSCQECALCVGGQPYLCMKYIVESFTTGNFRIGGDTMAYGMAGCGTWAEEIVVPWQGAIKVDPSLPWEAAALIGCGITTGVGAAINTARVRPGSTVAVIGCGGVGLSVIQGARISGARTILAIDPLAAKHELALKVGATHAVTPDDLPGALQELTGGAGFDYGFEVVGKAATIQSAWQLTRQGGDVIVVGAGAMDDMVQISAFSLLFEGKNLLSSLYGEADVRHDFPYFGELYKSGQLDLDSMISARIKLTDLNEAVAALRNGEALRQIVLID; encoded by the coding sequence ATGCGCGCAGCGCTGCTCCACACCGTAGGAGACGACAAGCTCGACATCCGCGACGACGTCACGCTGGCTCCGGTCGGCCCGACGCAGGTGCGCGTGAAGATCAGGGCGACCGGCGTCTGCCACTCCGACCTGTCGGCGATGAGCGGCGTGGTGCCCCAGCCGGTGCCGCTGGTCCTCGGCCACGAGGGGGCGGGCGAGGTCGTCGAGGTGGGCGACCACGTCACCTCCGTCCAGCCCGGCGACCACGTCATCATCAACTGGCGGCCCTCCTGCCAGGAGTGCGCGCTGTGCGTGGGCGGCCAGCCGTACCTCTGCATGAAGTACATCGTCGAGTCCTTCACCACCGGGAACTTCCGGATCGGCGGCGACACCATGGCGTACGGCATGGCCGGGTGCGGCACCTGGGCCGAGGAGATCGTCGTGCCGTGGCAGGGCGCCATCAAGGTCGACCCCTCTCTCCCGTGGGAGGCGGCCGCCCTGATCGGCTGCGGCATCACCACCGGCGTCGGCGCGGCCATCAACACCGCCCGCGTACGGCCCGGCAGCACCGTCGCCGTCATCGGCTGCGGCGGCGTCGGCCTCTCGGTCATCCAGGGCGCCCGCATCTCCGGCGCCCGCACCATCCTCGCCATCGACCCCCTCGCCGCCAAGCACGAGCTCGCCCTCAAGGTCGGCGCCACCCACGCCGTCACCCCCGACGACCTGCCAGGGGCGCTGCAGGAGCTCACCGGCGGGGCGGGCTTCGACTACGGCTTCGAGGTGGTCGGCAAGGCCGCCACCATCCAGTCCGCCTGGCAGCTCACCCGCCAGGGCGGCGACGTCATCGTGGTCGGCGCGGGCGCCATGGACGACATGGTGCAGATCTCCGCCTTCAGCCTGCTGTTCGAGGGCAAGAACCTGCTCTCCTCGCTGTACGGCGAGGCGGACGTGCGCCACGACTTCCCGTACTTCGGCGAGCTGTACAAGTCGGGCCAGCTCGACCTCGACTCGATGATCAGCGCCCGCATCAAGCTGACGGACCTGAACGAGGCGGTCGCCGCCCTGCGCAACGGCGAAGCCCTCCGCCAAATCGTCCTCATCGACTAA